The following coding sequences are from one Plasmodium sp. gorilla clade G2 genome assembly, chromosome: 1 window:
- a CDS encoding replication factor c protein, putative: MDENSNYADDLSGFDYILNEEINKEKSVREKNKFDIYDEYELLLNKKKKRRNENINNNLYNNKRSNYGYNQVLHLNNFHKDIIDNNFSSNYIFNNYMFLREYVYKNNLLGDDIFFKKEQISIQKKKEIKKLLNSNEDINDFIKIYDCNHNYPPMYIQKRKEDGINYINDQHVNDYIENKYEEHNMSGRHNLISKNNKDFRKLLEQLLAQIKEEDKIISEIKRRKEQQMKEEQKMKEEQQMMGEKQTDNYQNNINFVEKYRAKYFSELLTDESINLEVLSWLKKWNDKIKNEKNMNSNNNMKSEQEKNNDFERVLLLGGSSGKGKTTLAYVIANHFKFNVIEINGSDDRNKETLIPFIESVVCINSVISKPNLCIIDEIDGLSSTQQNIDSIMKFLNKKDKKNKSIIKRPIICICNDIYHKSLKELRKISKVIIVENINIEMLKTRINYICDKENIKINNEAINKLIDICKSDIRSILNTIYFLSIGSRNTTHLKNNNIYNNTSNNTSNNTYNNTSNNTYNNTSNNTYNNTSNINNKGVIINMELLNSYLFYKDANNNYIELLNMIYVKNKNKKITSKLLQDCHDFFYINLANEYNYSQSYYYIYDNLLSIPFNDFDFSKLSYCLDFLSFCDHLEYQQKNILNYSLQKTLYYVVYLFIITIHLNTNSHIQYILINNSHTNYFQRKKNQVQKIKDNFVNEQFGVITYKYIYSKHFFSEIINYLFSFFYMNEFFFKNVHLWGKYSYYNDLDIPKYILVPYEYKNINKFKTFCIKLLYIMTLFNISFTNISISATSANGFSNNNFINNINKNINHNKDYDQYQYQDQDINHNNNNTDSYMNTQHNEKHNNYKNPSTHKLYIFDPFVDDILIFADKKVHLFSNFQNIYNKYMSPNIITNTFHFKTLTNFLNTQVCEALNELKKWVNNTSLQFNNKKNSMDNMQIMKTSKKNNHNKATFEVTYSPNFNISLTDMILIAYQNSYKKSFQTYFENEQNNQKNLKLVNKDDQEKQFNVEHNILKTKVLFNKQHTNLTISDIVTQEKQYMKETINKDIQIYFAGRYVKTKGSYKNIEERCNAVLQPLNFYIYQID, from the coding sequence ATGGATGAGAATTCAAACTATGCAGACGACTTAAGCGGATTCGATTATATCTTAAACgaagaaattaataaagaaaaaagtgtaagagagaaaaataaatttgataTATACGACGAGTATGAATtactattaaataaaaaaaagaaaagaagaaatgaaaatataaataataatctttataataataaaaggagTAATTATGGATATAACCAAGTTctacatttaaataatttccataaagatataatagataataatttttcaagcaattatatttttaataattatatgtttttaagagaatatgtatataagaataatttattaggtgatgatatattttttaaaaaagaacaaataagtatacaaaaaaaaaaagaaataaaaaaattattaaatagtaatgaagatattaacgattttattaaaatatatgattgtAATCATAATTATCCTCCTATGTATattcaaaaaagaaaagaagatggaataaattatataaatgatcagcatgtaaatgattatatagaaaataaatatgaggAACACAACATGTCAGGTCGTCATAATTTAATAagcaaaaataataaagattttAGAAAATTATTAGAACAATTGTTAGCACAAATTAAAGAAGAAGATAAAATTATTAgtgaaataaaaagaagaaaggAACAACAAATGAAGGAGGAACAAAAAATGAAGGAGGAACAACAAATGATGGGGGAAAAACAAACAGACAATTATCAgaacaatataaattttgtagAAAAATATCGAGCTAAATATTTCTCAGAATTATTAACAGATGAATCAATAAATCTTGAAGTATTATCATGGTTAAAGAAATggaatgataaaataaaaaatgagaagaatatgaattcaaataataatatgaaatcagaacaagaaaaaaataatgattttGAAAGAGTTCTATTATTAGGTGGTTCATCAGGAAAAGGTAAAACAACTTTAGCATATGTTATTGCGAatcattttaaatttaatgtTATAGAAATTAATGGTAGTGATGATAGAAATAAAGAAACACTCATACCATTTATAGAATCGGTTGTATGTATTAATTCTGTCATATCTAAACCaaatttatgtattataGATGAAATTGATGGATTATCTAGTACCCAACAAAATATTGATAGTATAATGAAAttcttaaataaaaaagataaaaaaaataaaagcatTATAAAAAGACCTATCATTTGTATATGTAATGATATTTATCATAAAAGTTTAAAGGAATTAAGAAAAATTAGTAAAGTCATTATtgttgaaaatattaatatagaaaTGCTAAAGACACGTatcaattatatatgtgataaggaaaatattaaaattaataatgaaGCTATAAATAAGTTAATCGATATATGTAAAAGTGATATAAGATCGATATTAaatactatatattttttaagtatAGGTTCAAGAAATACtacacatttaaaaaataataatatatataataatacatctaATAATACatcaaataatacatataataatacatcaaataatacatataataatacatcaaataatacatataataacacatccaatattaataacaagggtgtcattataaatatggaactattaaattcttatttattttataaagatgctaataataattatatagaactattaaatatgatatatgtaaaaaataaaaataaaaaaattacaagcAAATTATTACAAGATTGTcatgattttttttatattaatttagctaatgaatataattattcacaatcatattattatatatatgataatttattaagtATACCATTTAATGATTTTGATTTTAGTAAATTAAGTTATTGTTTAGATTTCTTATCTTTTTGTGATCATTTGGAATatcaacaaaaaaatattttaaattattctttacaaaaaacattatattatgttgtatatttatttattataactattcatttaaatacaaattctcatattcaatatatattaattaataatagtCATACTAATTATTtccaaagaaaaaaaaatcaagtacaaaaaattaaagataaTTTTGTAAATGAACAATTCGGtgttataacatataaatatatatattctaaacATTTCTTTTcagaaattattaattatctattttcttttttctatatgaatgaattcttttttaaaaatgttcaTTTGTGGGgaaaatattcttattataatgatcTAGACAtaccaaaatatatattagtaccatatgaatataaaaatattaataaatttaaaactTTTTGTATcaaacttttatatattatgactttatttaatatatcttttacaAACATATCCATATCAGCTACTTCTGCAAATGGTTtctcaaataataatttcatcaacaatataaataaaaatataaatcacaATAAAGATTATGATCAATATCAATATCAAGATCAAGatattaatcataataataataatactgaTTCATATATGAATACACAACACAAtgaaaaacataataattataaaaatccTTCAACTcataagttatatatatttgaccCTTTCGTAGATGATATTCTAATTTTTGCAGATAAAAAAGTTCAtcttttttcaaattttcaaaatatatataataaatatatgtcacccaatattattactaaCACATTTCATTTCAAAACACTAACGAATTTTCTAAATACTCAAGTATGTGAAGCATTAAACGAATTAAAAAAGTGGGTTAATAATACATCTCTTCAatttaataacaaaaaaaattctatGGATAATATGCAAATTATGAAAAcatccaaaaaaaataatcataataaagCAACATTCGAAGTTACATATAGTccaaattttaatatatcattaactGATATGATTTTAATCGCATATCAAAATTCTTATAAGAAATCTTTTCAAACTTATTTTGAAAACGAacaaaataatcaaaaaaatttaaaacttGTAAATAAAGATGATCAAGAAAAACAATTCAATGTAGAACATAATATTCTAAAAACAAAAGTTCTATTTAATAAACAACATACTAATCTAACCATCTCTGATATAGTCACACAAGAAAAACAATACATGAAAGAAACcataaataaagatatacaaATCTATTTTGCAGGTAGATATGTAAAGACAAAAGGATCatacaaaaatattgaaGAACGATGTAATGCGGTCTTACAACCATtaaacttttatatatatcaaattgattaa
- a CDS encoding UMP-CMP kinase, putative — MNYQKLFLIYFFMFIVKYPYLFVENFHILKNRKHFPFYLNRTNGSYKKEEHFKIENKYYNKITRKFYTFKKNIYTSTSNFSINSYNISEKQFFSNNKFIMNKDQPFVIFMLGGPGSGKGTQCKLIQEKFDFTHISAGDCLREYLKKCEKNEVNTKHQEIVEDCINNGKIVPVDITLELMKIKMESEIAKRKKQEQNKLNDQSESGVEKKKDSFSFKKLDENANLKNINLEEYNNKLKYVNNIYENKDVLEILKNNKCEQEAKYKFIIDGFPRNFDNFNGWINIIGNYAYVHLCLFLYCDEEIMIERCMNRGLTCGRVDDNMDTLKKRFDTHNNDCIPIINLFLKENKCIYINANKNIQDVWSDIQYVFTNM; from the exons ATGAATTACCAAaagttatttttaatatatttttttatgttcataGTAAAATATCCATATTTGTTTGTTGAAAATTTccacattttaaaaaatagaaaGCATTTTCCTTTTTACTTAAATAGAACTAATGGTTCttataaaaaggaagaacattttaaaattgaaaacaaatattataataaaataacaagaaaattttatacatttaagaaaaatatatacacatctACATCAAACTTTTCTATAAACAGTTATAATATTTCGgaaaaacaatttttttcaaataataaatttataatgaataaaGATCAACCCTTTGTG ATATTTATGCTAGGGGGTCCAGGTAGTGGAAAAGGAACACAATGTAAATTAATTCAAGAAAAATTTGATTTTACACATATTAGTGCAG gCGATTGTTTGAGGGAGTACTTAAAAAAatgtgaaaaaaatgaagttaACACAAAACACCAGGAAATAGTTGAGGATTGCATAAATAACG GTAAAATCGTGCCTGTGGATATAACCCTAGaattgatgaaaataaaaatggaaagCGAAATagcaaaaaggaaaaaacaaGAACagaataaattaaatgacCAAAGTGAATCAGGAGTAGAAAAGAAGAAAGAcagtttttcttttaaaaaattggaTGAAAATgcaaatttaaaaaatataaatttagaagaatataataataaattaaaatatgtaaataatatatatgaaaataaagatgtcttggaaatattaaaaaataataaatgtgaaCAAGaagcaaaatataaatttataattgaTGGATTTCCAAGaaattttgataattttaaTGGATGGATTAATATAATAGGAAATTATGCATATGTtcatttatgtttatttttatattgtgaTGAAGAGATAATGATAGAGAGATGTATGAATAGAGGATTAACTTGTG GAAGAGTAGATGATAATATggatacattaaaaaaacgATTTGATACTCATAATAATGATTGTATAcctataataaatttatttttaaaggaAAACAAATGCATTTATATTAatgcaaataaaaatattcaggACGTTTGGAGTGATATTCAGTATGTTTTTACAAATATGTAA